GCACGGGATTTTAATTTTACTGAAAGCGACGTCGTACTGGGATTTGAGGCGTGGCACAGGAGCACTCATGGCAATGGCAGCTTTCACTCGCGGATCAGGAGCTGATCGCTCCCCCGCGAGGGTGACAAAAACTTCCCCGGCAATCGCCAGAGTCGTATAAGCACCGAAGGAGTGGCCGGCCATACCGATACGGGCCAAATCAAGCCATCCCTTAAAATCTTTGTCATCCTTATTGAGCTTTTCCACTTGATTGATGACAAAACTGACATCCTGCGGACGATTGATGGCGTTTTGGAGGTTAAGAGTCGAGCGCTGCAACGCTTTCATGCGTTCGGCGGCGGGAACGTCCCGCCAAACCGAATCATCGCTGCCGATATGTTGGAGATGGACGGAAACATAGCCGTGACTGGCCCAATATTCACCGAGGTATTTATAGCCATCGCGCGAACCGCCCAGACCATGGGAAAAGATGATCACCGGAAACGGGCCTTTGCCCGATTTTGGAAAGTAAATTTTAACTGGCACCAGGCGATCACGCTTTTCGTCCTTCCAATCGAATTTGATGGTTTCGACCTCGTTGGTATCGGTGCGGAAATCGTGAACAGGCGGTTTGGACTCAGCTGCATGCAGATATCCGGCGGGGATTGTCAGGACCAAACCAATGCAGAGAATGAAATTAAGAACATTCACATGCATTACGACGAAGGCTGTGGCGGAGATGTTACGGGTAATCCAGGACCCGGATCAGACTTGTTGCCCGAGAATATGCTTTTTTACAAAACGTTGGGCATTGAACAGAGAGCGGGAGGAACGATGAAGCATATAGAGCCGAGCATACTGCGCCAATCCAAGCATGCTCATCAATTCATTTTCCACGTCGTGGGAATAGGAGTCG
Above is a genomic segment from Pedosphaera parvula Ellin514 containing:
- a CDS encoding alpha/beta hydrolase family protein, whose protein sequence is MNVLNFILCIGLVLTIPAGYLHAAESKPPVHDFRTDTNEVETIKFDWKDEKRDRLVPVKIYFPKSGKGPFPVIIFSHGLGGSRDGYKYLGEYWASHGYVSVHLQHIGSDDSVWRDVPAAERMKALQRSTLNLQNAINRPQDVSFVINQVEKLNKDDKDFKGWLDLARIGMAGHSFGAYTTLAIAGEVFVTLAGERSAPDPRVKAAIAMSAPVPRLKSQYDVAFSKIKIPCFHMTGTKDNSPIGDTKAEDRRVPFDHINGVDQYLITFEGGDHMIFSGRPRGLADDGKDAIFHKLICENSTAFWDAYLKGDAKAKGWLAAGGSEKILGHDGKMEKKLAGKADQLKVQK